A region from the Kryptolebias marmoratus isolate JLee-2015 linkage group LG9, ASM164957v2, whole genome shotgun sequence genome encodes:
- the pola2 gene encoding DNA polymerase alpha subunit B isoform X2 yields the protein MEISSQWQVLFLRVLELCICCRLEADEMLHEWVAYSNSKKIQNLNMDTVEQFEHELLHKRNKSKPNSRKEEAYNRPMDINLLQDIIKEEEEEENLLDSYTTPGKGSQKRALTTPEHPRSKRSAVLLASPNLLLSPASISPSATPSHKYSQRGGKGEVVATFGAVQGTRWLGRKDPGAGVQVELLEGPEDSLRCSYKFMFQRLRDVRNVLTEKIEDLGQNLKTHFSIEEFSPVSLPAQDSITVLGQVCCDGNGKLNAQSVLLEAGPEQGGQQVPVDLSELKEYSLFPGQVVVMEGMNATGRKLVASKLYEGLPLPFYMSNVKSEADEEPLNVLVACGPYTPSDSLNFDPLLDLIGVIVRDRPDVCLLLGPFVDSKHEKIEKAQVTEKFEAIFSRCIESIVDGTKNVGCHLVFVPSQRDVHHHFIYPQPPFTLPNLAKDQAQRVTLAPDPCSLLIGGVTFGLTSTDILFHMSAEEISCGTGSDRFSRILKHILTQRSYYPLYPPVEELNMDYEKFQSFGLLPLTPDVLVVPSELRYFVKDVVGCVCVNPGRLTKGQVGGTYARLLVRCGATSDGGQRASPCLAAQVVKI from the exons ATGGAAATTTCATCACAGTGGCAAGTGCTGTTCCTCCGAG TGCTGGAGCTGTGCATCTGCTGCAGGTTAGAGGCAGATGAGATGCTGCACGAGTGGGTGGCTTACAGTAACTCAAAGAAAATTCAGAATCTCAACATGGACACTGTGGAGCAATTTGAACATGAG CTGTTGCACAAGAGGAACAAATCTAAACCGAACTCAAGAAAAGAAGAGGCTTATAACAGACCCATGGACATCAACTTGCTACAGGACAT aataaaagaagaagaggaggaggagaatctTCTAGACTCCTATACCACCCCTGGAAAG GGCTCTCAGAAGCGAGCGCTGACCACTCCGGAGCATCCTCGGTCTAAACGGAGCGCAGTTCTGCTGGCCAGCCCGAACCTGCTGCTGTCTCCAGCCAGCATCTCCCCCAG TGCGACGCCCTCACACAAGTACAGCCAGCGAGGAGGGAAAGGGGAGGTGGTGGCAACGTTCGGGGCCGTTCAGGGCACCCGTTGGTTGGGCAGGAAGGACCCCGGCGCCGGCGTCCAGGTGGAGCTTCTGGAGGGACCTGAAGACTCCCTTCGCTGCAGCTACAAATTCATGTTCCAGAGACTCAGGGATGTTCGAAACG tGCTGACAGAGAAGATTGAGGATTTGGGACAAAACCTGAAGACTCACTTCAGCATTGAAGAGTTCTCCCCCGTCTCTCTGCCTGCTCAG GACAGTATAACTGTGTTGGGTCAGGTTTGCTGCGACGGTAACGGCAAACTGAACGCACAGTCGGTTCTCCTGGAAGCGGGACCAGAACAAGGGGGTCAGCAAGTTCCTGTCGACCTTTCTGAGCTCAAAGAGTACTCTCTCTTTCCTGGTCAG GTGGTAGTGATGGAGGGGATGAACGCTACAGGAAGAAAACTTGTGGCTTCCAAACTTTATGAG GGACTTCCTCTTCCATTTTACATGTCGAATGTAAAATCGGAGGCTGATGAAG AGCCGCTGAACGTACTCGTGGCCTGTGGACCGTACACGCCCTCTGACAGCCTGAACTTTGACCCTCTGCTGGACCTGATCGGTGTGATTGTCAGAGATCGTCCTGATGTCTGCCTGCTG ctgGGCCCATTTGTGgattcaaaacatgaaaaaattgag AAAGCTCAGGTGACAGAAAAGTTTGAAGCCATTTTCTCGAGATGTATTGAAAGCATCGTGGATGGCACCAAAAA tgtTGGTTGTCACCTGGTGTTTGTGCCGTCCCAGAGAGACGTCCACCACCATTTCATCTACCCTCAGCCCCCCTTCACCCTGCCGAACCTCGCCAAGGACCAGGCTCAG CGCGTCACCCTGGCTCCTGACCCCTGCTCCCTGCTGATCGGCGGCGTGACCTTCGGCTTGACCTCCACCGACATCCTGTTCCACATGAGTGCCGAGGAGATCAGCTG CGGCACCGGCTCAGACAGATTCTCACGCATCCTGAAGCACATCCTGACCCAGAGGAG TTACTACCCCCTGTACCCGCCCGTGGAGGAGCTGAACATGGATTACGAGAAGTTCCAGAGCTTCGGGCTGCTGCCGCTCACGCCCGACGTTCTCGTCGTTCCGTCCGAACTGCGTTACTTCGTGAAG GATGTGGTCGGCTGCGTGTGTGTGAACCCCGGGCGACTGACCAAAGGGCAGGTGGGAGGGACGTACGCCCGGCTGCTCGTCCGATGCGGCGCCACGTCAGACGGCGGGCAGAGAGCGAGCCCCTGTCTGGCTGCTCAGGTGGTGAAAATCTGA
- the pola2 gene encoding DNA polymerase alpha subunit B isoform X1 has protein sequence MALCNAESLKDGLEMFGFSCEDDSVFDKMLELCICCRLEADEMLHEWVAYSNSKKIQNLNMDTVEQFEHELLHKRNKSKPNSRKEEAYNRPMDINLLQDIIKEEEEEENLLDSYTTPGKGSQKRALTTPEHPRSKRSAVLLASPNLLLSPASISPSATPSHKYSQRGGKGEVVATFGAVQGTRWLGRKDPGAGVQVELLEGPEDSLRCSYKFMFQRLRDVRNVLTEKIEDLGQNLKTHFSIEEFSPVSLPAQDSITVLGQVCCDGNGKLNAQSVLLEAGPEQGGQQVPVDLSELKEYSLFPGQVVVMEGMNATGRKLVASKLYEGLPLPFYMSNVKSEADEEPLNVLVACGPYTPSDSLNFDPLLDLIGVIVRDRPDVCLLLGPFVDSKHEKIEKAQVTEKFEAIFSRCIESIVDGTKNVGCHLVFVPSQRDVHHHFIYPQPPFTLPNLAKDQAQRVTLAPDPCSLLIGGVTFGLTSTDILFHMSAEEISCGTGSDRFSRILKHILTQRSYYPLYPPVEELNMDYEKFQSFGLLPLTPDVLVVPSELRYFVKDVVGCVCVNPGRLTKGQVGGTYARLLVRCGATSDGGQRASPCLAAQVVKI, from the exons ATGGCACTTTGTAATGCAGAAAGCCTAAAGGATGGGCtggaaatgtttggtttttcctgCGAAGATGACTCTGTCTTCGATAAGA TGCTGGAGCTGTGCATCTGCTGCAGGTTAGAGGCAGATGAGATGCTGCACGAGTGGGTGGCTTACAGTAACTCAAAGAAAATTCAGAATCTCAACATGGACACTGTGGAGCAATTTGAACATGAG CTGTTGCACAAGAGGAACAAATCTAAACCGAACTCAAGAAAAGAAGAGGCTTATAACAGACCCATGGACATCAACTTGCTACAGGACAT aataaaagaagaagaggaggaggagaatctTCTAGACTCCTATACCACCCCTGGAAAG GGCTCTCAGAAGCGAGCGCTGACCACTCCGGAGCATCCTCGGTCTAAACGGAGCGCAGTTCTGCTGGCCAGCCCGAACCTGCTGCTGTCTCCAGCCAGCATCTCCCCCAG TGCGACGCCCTCACACAAGTACAGCCAGCGAGGAGGGAAAGGGGAGGTGGTGGCAACGTTCGGGGCCGTTCAGGGCACCCGTTGGTTGGGCAGGAAGGACCCCGGCGCCGGCGTCCAGGTGGAGCTTCTGGAGGGACCTGAAGACTCCCTTCGCTGCAGCTACAAATTCATGTTCCAGAGACTCAGGGATGTTCGAAACG tGCTGACAGAGAAGATTGAGGATTTGGGACAAAACCTGAAGACTCACTTCAGCATTGAAGAGTTCTCCCCCGTCTCTCTGCCTGCTCAG GACAGTATAACTGTGTTGGGTCAGGTTTGCTGCGACGGTAACGGCAAACTGAACGCACAGTCGGTTCTCCTGGAAGCGGGACCAGAACAAGGGGGTCAGCAAGTTCCTGTCGACCTTTCTGAGCTCAAAGAGTACTCTCTCTTTCCTGGTCAG GTGGTAGTGATGGAGGGGATGAACGCTACAGGAAGAAAACTTGTGGCTTCCAAACTTTATGAG GGACTTCCTCTTCCATTTTACATGTCGAATGTAAAATCGGAGGCTGATGAAG AGCCGCTGAACGTACTCGTGGCCTGTGGACCGTACACGCCCTCTGACAGCCTGAACTTTGACCCTCTGCTGGACCTGATCGGTGTGATTGTCAGAGATCGTCCTGATGTCTGCCTGCTG ctgGGCCCATTTGTGgattcaaaacatgaaaaaattgag AAAGCTCAGGTGACAGAAAAGTTTGAAGCCATTTTCTCGAGATGTATTGAAAGCATCGTGGATGGCACCAAAAA tgtTGGTTGTCACCTGGTGTTTGTGCCGTCCCAGAGAGACGTCCACCACCATTTCATCTACCCTCAGCCCCCCTTCACCCTGCCGAACCTCGCCAAGGACCAGGCTCAG CGCGTCACCCTGGCTCCTGACCCCTGCTCCCTGCTGATCGGCGGCGTGACCTTCGGCTTGACCTCCACCGACATCCTGTTCCACATGAGTGCCGAGGAGATCAGCTG CGGCACCGGCTCAGACAGATTCTCACGCATCCTGAAGCACATCCTGACCCAGAGGAG TTACTACCCCCTGTACCCGCCCGTGGAGGAGCTGAACATGGATTACGAGAAGTTCCAGAGCTTCGGGCTGCTGCCGCTCACGCCCGACGTTCTCGTCGTTCCGTCCGAACTGCGTTACTTCGTGAAG GATGTGGTCGGCTGCGTGTGTGTGAACCCCGGGCGACTGACCAAAGGGCAGGTGGGAGGGACGTACGCCCGGCTGCTCGTCCGATGCGGCGCCACGTCAGACGGCGGGCAGAGAGCGAGCCCCTGTCTGGCTGCTCAGGTGGTGAAAATCTGA